A single region of the Polyodon spathula isolate WHYD16114869_AA chromosome 12, ASM1765450v1, whole genome shotgun sequence genome encodes:
- the nudcd2 gene encoding nudC domain-containing protein 2, protein MSVHFDERSGVIPCKTPWGLWYQTMEDLYIEVNVPPGTSSKEIKCNLGSKQISLSVKGQEIFKGKLFGSTIEDEATWTLEDKKLIRIFLMKTNREAGNCWTSLLEGEYCADPWVQEQMQKKLTLERFQRENPGFDFSGADISGNYAGGGPDFSNLGK, encoded by the exons ATGTCTGTTCATTTCGATGAAAGAAGCGGTGTGATTCCTTGTAAAACGCCATGGGGTCTGTGGTACCAAACCATGGAGGACCTGTATATTGAAGTTAATGTCCCGCCAGGAACCTCTTCCAAAGAAATCAAATGTAATCTGGGAAGCAAACAGATATCACTTTCTGTGAAAGGACAAGAAATCTTCAAG GGGAAACTATTCGGCTCAACTATTGAAGATGAAGCAACCTGGACGTTAG AGGATAAGAAGCTTATCcgcatttttttaatgaagaccAATCGAGAGGCAGGTAACTGCTGGACGTCGCTTTTAGAAGGGGAGTATTGTGCAGACCCATGGGTTCAGGAACAGATGCAGAAGAAGCTCACACTAGAGAGATTCCAGAGAGAG AATCCTGGTTTCGACTTCAGCGGTGCCGATATTTCTGGGAACTATGCTGGAGGTGGACCTGATTTTTCTAATTTaggaaaatag